TTTGGGAGTAAATTGAGCACTGGACATGGTCTGGACAATAACGCCTCCCCCGCTTCATTGAGTAGCCCTGTTGGCGCCATGGGGGAAAGGTTTGGAGTGTGATCTCCTTGTGATACCATGGGGACTAGTGAATTCCCTCTCCCCCTAGGTACATGTGACGTGGCCAGGTGCTGCAGATAGGACAGATAGATTTTTAAAGGCACATTTGTTATTTCCCTTTGGCCCAGTATGAGTTTCGCAGTGCTGGTGCATACAGAGCCTGCTGGAGTTCAGGACCAAGCTGTACCAGCGTGGTATCACCACCCCGGGAAGCCACCACGGGCAGCTGTCCAGGACTCAAAGCTGGCATGTGTCTCCCAGTGGATGTGACTTCCCTGTGCGAGGGCCTTTAATTACCTGTCCTTTCATCTGTAGGTGTGTCCTTGCTAACACAACTGTGTTAGCGATTCCACGAGAGGCACAGCCCCCCGTGAGTCCCATTGGGCCATCAGAGACCCAAATGTGGTGGGTGGAACATTCTGTAGAATCAAGTCCCTCTGTCAAGTGCTTCCTCAGTTGTGTGTTGAACTGGCCCTAGAATCTGTTGGAGCTCATAGAATAAAGAACTGGTGGACAAAATCACTCCTTTGTTCCAAATACACACCCCACTTTCCTAGGGTAAGCATCTGGGTTACACCCGTCCTTGGGGTGGCTGACCAATTCCACACCCATCCTGCTACGGGATCCATGGTGCAGACCAAGGCTTCACAGTGGCTGCAAGTATTTCCCTATCAGGGTATAGAACTGCGACAGATGCCCACTGGTCTTCACAGCTGCTTGTGAGGCTGCTGCAGGCCATACCAAAACCGTTCTAGATTACTTGGATCTCCAGCCCAAAGGTGAGAGCTAACTCTACTACCTACAGGAACTGAATTTGATAAATGGCTCTCTTGATGACCTAAAAGACCTTTTTAGCTGCTTCAGTCCAGTCCCACTGTGCCCCTTTGCTCACTGGGGCATAGATGGGATAAACCAATTAGGCCCAAATGGGGAATAAAAACTTGCCAATACTCAATAAGACCACATGGGTCTGCAATTGCCTAACTGTTGTTAGTTGTGGATATGCCTGGATTTTATCAATAACAGCTTCGAGCACAACCTTTGTCTTACGTAACCAAGTCACACCCAAGAACTTGACTGACAAGCCAGGTCCTTGCACCTTGGCAGTGTTTCCTGCCCAAACATTTCCAAGTGGGTCACTAAAGTTGGGGCCACAAGCTCTTACTCTGCAAGAGAGTCAGAAGTCAACAACACATCAGCAATACAATGAAACATGTATGGTGGACAGCTGAGTCCACAGGCTACCAGAGCATGCCATATGGTCGGGCTATGTCAATAACCTTGTGGCAACACTTGAGTGTCCTTTATTGGCCTTCCTGGGTAAAGGCAAACTGCTCTTGACTTTATGAGTTCAGAGCAATAGAAAGGAAAGCATTAGCAATATTCAGCACATAACACTATCTCCCCAATTGAAAAGTCACTGGTCCCTGAGATCATGCACTGAGGGAACCCCTGTATTCAGAGAAGGAGCCACTTCATTCAGTTCTCAAGAATCCACAGTTATTCTCCAAGGACCAGCAAATTTCTTCACCCATCACACTGGAGAGGTAGAGGCTCTACAGTGGTCATATTATGCCCACCTTCTCCCATTCCAGGAGAGTAGCTCCAAGTTCTGCATGTCCCCTTGGGAAGTGGTAATTCTTCACCACCACGGTCCTCCAGGGTTGTGGTGAGACCTGGGGTGGGTGTTTGTCACATCCTATCAAAACCTCCTTCACAATTTGCACACAGAGATGGAACTGTCTCATTGTGGTCTGCAGTCATAGTCTTTGAAACACATCTGCACCCAAGATGAACTCTGGGATAGGAGACATGTGCACCATGTACCCAGTGGTAAGGATATTGTGGTatgaactgataaatacaatcaataggagtgtaagttataggttatagattagtttaaaaatatagatcATAGATAGAAGATTTTGATAAATGAGATAAGATatttataaagcaagaactgtcataggCAGCCTAAGACTCTATTTTGCTGCCttctattaaaacaaacaaattaacaaaaaaactgttacaagagctATTTCTGAGAAActaaaatgaaagctgttttcttataaaaattgtctTTCTGTATTTTGAACCCCACAGATTGTACTCTACTCAGGATGCAGCGGTGGTgtggtgagctacatcctgggtgTGAATGCCCTTGTGGGTCTACATGgctttgaagtagattcttgcCCACTGACCCCCGCCCAATTCAAGATACAACtgtctagcacctgcttgaacccaggactgtggtCAACTGAACTACAAAGCTAATGCTTTTTCAGCTTCTGTTTATCGCTTGCTTGCTgactggaaaattccagtcctTCCCAGAGCCCACAGGTCccacttattaatgttttaatttctgtgattgGCTAGCTTACACTTACATGACGATAAGCAAGTCACTGAGGTGTGGTTTTTGTCCTTATATTCTCCTTGGATGGACCAGGAGGCTGCTGTCCTTCCTCAGAGCTTGAGTCTTTGCAGTGGGTGACAGTCAggtaaataaagttaaataaaggtaaataaagGCAGGTAAATAAATCTCTCTTTGGGTTTGAATTTGGACTTAGAGTGCTTTCTGAGGCATGTCCCCATAACAAGGACACTGacaccctctccctttctacttcctaattgGGGACCTTTCTCTCGGGAGGTCTTATGGGTTGCACTCCAGGGGCTGCAAACCGTCTTGGAGAGCTGTTTTGTACTGGGCAGTCAGGGAGAGGGGGAGCTGGGGACTATGGATGCCTGCCCAGCTGGTgtcccaagctgggagttgccaCAACTAAAGATGGCAACGCTGTCCCAaaatggaggcagctgctttcagtgatggaGTGTCAGGTCccgtggggggggggcagtgacaTGGGGTGATGTGGTCAAAGATGCAGCTCAAACCCAGTGCAGGCGGGTGTCGGCCGGGCTGTCCCGGGCCTGCCTGGGCTCTGAAGTACATAGCAAATGACtataacagtggtccactttatgctgtGAATAGAGCCCTTACTGCTCAGCagctgcaacttatttttaaaacaaatctctttctctccctctctccctgctcctcccgaATCTCTTCCCTCCCTAATCTCTGGGGAAAGAGGATGACCTTTCTCCCCTATCCCAGACAGAGTTCTCTGTCCTCCAGCACACACCCTCCTCAGGGACAGGTAATTCagacttggggatggcaccagaagatctcagaaatgactggcTCCCACATtgacaagtgaattacaactccagacagaAGACATGGAAAGTAGCCTTTCAAACACCTCTTTTAAAAGCCCTATGTTTCCTTTGATGGGAAGAATCACAGCCGCTGAGACAAGCATCTCCTGTGCTTCTCTTTTgcaaacaaagcaataaaacttctttttccagttttctcaagACTGCATCCTCATTATTGGATTAGCATTGGGGACAAGAATGGAGCTTCCAGTAACAGGTTGAGGTCTTTAATTCCCACCATGTTTCATCATGAATGAAGGTAGCCAGGttaggggagggagaaggatgaGATTTTAGAATAGGCCCAAAGTTTCaatttgggatgatgaaaatatcTGGAGATGGGTGTCCCTGATGGTGCCACAACAATGGGAATGTAATCAACCCCACAGACATTGGACAAAAGCATGGAAAAATTGTGATATTTAGTGTATACTTATCCATACTCACTAATGGAAATAAGATGCAGTCAGGACTTTCAAAActtaaaccagacacagaaagactaGTGTCATATATTCTCTCCGATATGAGGAAACTATAATAGTGACGACCCTGAACTGGAAGCCCGTTTGCACagggggagaaggaagaaggatgaAAGGCAGGGACCAAGCTACCCTGTATGCAGGTATGCAAATGTGGCACTGGACCCCATGAAGTGTGCGAGTCCTAGGTGTTAATAACAGACACTGGAGATGTGGACAGCCTCCTGCTGAGGACAGGAAGGGgtcactttctttatttttctctcgttttttaaatttggtgtgtgtttctgtgtgtgtgtgtgtgtgtgtgtgtgtgtgtgtgtgtgtgtgtgtgatattagGCTGTATTTTGAgatacatgcatggagtataacttattctaattaatatccccttcttgtggttgaacatcaTGTGGAGTTACcttggtcgtgtattcatatatgaatatagaaaagttatgactgattcattccactgtctttcctgttcccatccatcttcccttcccttcattcccctttgtctaatccaatgaactttttttttttttggcagtgctaaggattggacccacggtcttgtgcatgcaaagcaagcactctatcaactgagctatagccccagcctctAATAcaagaatttctattcttccctccatccccccattatgtgttagcatctgcatatcagagagaacatttgacctttttgAAGCGGGGATTGAcctatttcccttagcatgacagtcttcagttccacccatttactggcaaatagcataatctcattttctttatggttgagtaatatatgtatatgtgtgtgtgtgtgtgtgtgtgtgtatatatatatatatatatatatatatatatatttcacattttctttatccattcatctatttaagagcaaccaggttggttccatagcttagctattgtgaatgaatgctataaacattgatgtagctgcctcactctagtatgctgattttaagttctttggtttttaaactgaggactgggataactgggttaaatggtggttccattccaagttttctgacaAATCTCCACACTCCTATCTAGAGTGGTTACACTGATTTGCAGTTCTCCAGCAATGTAAGGGCTCATCCATTCTCTCTCCTTTGTTTTCCTCCACTAATCTTAGGTAGTCCTGAGAGATTTGGAGAACAAGAACGAATTTGCCTAATTATGATCCCTGTGCATGGAGCCTTCAAGGTCATATAATAATAATTGGATTCTCTCCAGCCCTTCAGCTTTATCATGCCAGTCCAGAGGGTCCATTCCTGTCTGCCTCAGGAAGATCCTGTCAATATTTGTCTGCCTCAGGAAGATCCTGTCAGTCACTGACTTCATCTGTATCCCGAGGACAGAAAACAAGTGTCAGATAGTGATTTGGCCGAGGAGGGGCACTGGATCCTCAGCCCTGGGGCCATGAGCCAGCAGAGGCCCAGCATCATCGGGTAAGTGTTGAGGGAGATGAGGGACGAGGGGCCAGTGTTGGAGGGCTGTCTCCTAAGCATCAGGACAAGCATGCAGTCGGTGCAGCCAGAGGAGAGGACAGAGGTGAGAATCAACTAGGCTGTGAAGACTGGGAAATATGGATTCTGGTTTGTGCTCAGGGTCTCAGAAATCTCATTAGATGTTTCTCCTTCCACCACAGTGGTTCTCCTGCAcatagatatatgtgtatatatatatatgtgtgtcagATCAGAAGCACACATATTAAATGTTTGTATTTAACATATGCAGTGGGTACTATTACCAGTAATAACAGGTAGTATTGATGGAACATTTACTAAGTGCCTGGTTTCAAAGCAGTGATTCTCAAAGCTGATATAAAGAGGAGCACCAAGCCCTTTACCTGcagatattttgataaaattgatTTGGAGTGAAACTATagaatcaatataaaataaaatatacacaggTACATACATTGATAAACGAAACTTGAGATCCAGTCAACTTAGGAGATTTTTACACATCTTGCTTACAAAATAGAAATGCAAAGAGGGTAAAAGGGATTGGTGATACTAAGGATAAGATGTAAGGGGAGGCACTGATCAAATTATGGTATGTACGTGCACAAGTGTGCAACAGAGAAGCTCACCATTCTGCATAATTAACATGCACAATGAAGACCTTACCTAGAACTCAGCTTTGAAATCATCTGGTCCAgaattggggttgtggctcagtggtagagcacttgtctagcatgtgtgaggcactaggtttgaccttcagctccacataaaaaataaatgaataaaataaagatactttgtccatctataactaaaataaattttaaaaaaccctaaaAACCATCTGGTCCTATTGCCTTCATAATGATAGTTGACAGTCCCCTTTTGATATGgtaatttatctatttatgcATATTTGACACATTGAGTTTCATCTGAATCTCAttcaaaaaaatcattctttccaAAACCCTATTAAATggataattattatttgtattttagagatgagaaaaccgCATCATTGTTTGCACATAATTTCtggtcttttgtttttgtgtgttttccaCAACGATATCATGGTTTAAGCTGACAGAAATAACATACTTGAGTTGTTTTCCAGTAGCTAAAATAGGGGACCTGCAGTCCACAAATCAGGCCTCAGTTATAAGGTCCTCATTGTGCATAGTAATTATGCAGAAAGGTAAGTGAAACCTATTAACTAGGCACAAAGAGGTTCCAACTTCCAAATTACATTTAACTTGGGGGCCCTTTCTTGGCTCTAAcgttttcaaatgaaaatatcatGATCAGGAAAAATATAATGCAGCAGTGTTAATAGGTCATTGTAGAATAAGAATCAAGAGGAAATCCTCTGTCTTCCTTTGATGCATCATGATGGAATAATATACAAAtaactggaaaatatttaaaatttttaaaaaagagtttcttAACATTGCATTATCTTTATTAATTGACAGTTTAATTGTATACTAATGACACATTTGTGATTATGATATCTTATTACTATGTCACTTAACCAAACCTTCAACATGTGAATATCATCACAGCCAGGGTTagtatttttttacattaaataatttttaaaaagccaaaaatgtGGATAAGGCCTACATATTCACAAAAGAGGACACAGTGCAtaaatgtcatgtataactcattaacacaaaaaaataattaaaaaaaagaattattaaaaaaaaactcctggGAGATGACTGTTAAATAACAATGTTTTTTGATAACAAACTATTCAAATAACATAGTTGTAtcaggatatataaatattttaaggaagggaaatttttccattttcatagaTAAAAAAGCATATTTGATTAATTTCTTACATGGcaattattcttttcatacaaTGGCAAAGTAATtcctatttttctacttttctttgaatagtagtttctatttttctgGGAACATGGACTTATCTGTAATTCTCTTGGTCTTCTAACATTGCTTTGATCAGTATCACTAAAGTAAGTTTATATGTAGTGTGGTGAATAATAACAACCCAAAATGTTAAAACTCAGAAATATACCTGAAGATATATAGAAATCTATGTGAACACTTCAGTTGAGAgttctgaaattcaaaatatgcACAGAGTGCTGGGTGCCTGATATTTCGTttctttaatcattattttaatgcCTTATTTTCCAATTCAAAAGGTGTCCAAAAAATGTGAAACCCCAAAACTTAACATCTATATCAGAATTCCTCCTCCTGAGCCTCTCAAGGATCCAGACCTGCAGCCCCTCCTCTTTGGActgttcctgtccatgtacctggtcacggtgcttgggaacctgctcatcatcctgttGGTCAGCTCTgactcccacctccacacccccatgtacttcttcctctccaacctgtccttggcTGACATCAGCTTCATCTCCACCACGGTCCCAAAGATGCTCATGAACATCCAAACTCACAGCAGAGCCATCTCCTACGTGGGTTGCCTGACACAGATGTGTACTTTTATGCTTTCCGGGTGCATGGATGACATGCTTCTGAgtgtgatggcctatgaccggtttgtggccatctgtcaccccctgAACTACCCCATCATCATGAACCCTCGTCTCTGTACCATCTTAGTTTTGATGTCATTATTAATTAGCCTTTTGGACTCCCAGATACACACTTTAATTGCATTACAGTTTGCCTATTTCAAGGATGTGGAAATTTCCAATTACTTCTGTCACCCTTCTCAAATTCTTAATCTTGCCTGTTTTGATTCCTTTTACAGAAAcatagtcatttattttattggtgccaTATTTGGCTTTCTTCCTGTCTCGGGAATCCTTCTCTCTTACTCTAAGATATTTTCCTCCATTCCGAGGATCCCATCCTCGGGCGGGaagtacaaagccttctccacctgtgggtctcacctgGCAGTTGTTTGTCTATTTTATGGAGCAGGCATTGTAGAGTACCTTGGTTCAGTTATGTCACATTCTCCCCAAAACAGTGTGGTGGCTTCAgtgatgtacactgtggtcacccccatgctgaaccccttcatctacagcctgaggaacagggacatTAAAAGTGCCCTGAGGAGGCTGCACAGCAGGACAGTGTAAACTCAGGACCTGTGGCATCCATGAGGgacaaaggggaaaagagaacAAAAGCATGCTGAACGCTGGTGAGCCCAGGGTCCTtggtcacatttttttcttaattcctcAGCGAGTTTCTTAGTAGAATGGGTTTTGACACTTATGGGAAAGGTATGaaagggactttttaaaaatgtgttcaaaaTTTCAGTGTGGAAATTGAAATACTTTGCGGAGTTCCATGATGGCCATAATTCTGCAACCGTGTTTGTAATTAATTCCACTGGGAATGTACAGTAAAAATGACAATTGTTTTATGTACTATTTTTTACCACAATCACCTATGGAAACATAATGAAAttgactctttaaaaataaacaaaaatagtcaATTCAGATGCTTCCTCCTTAGTAGTAGAAGAGTCTAAAATCTGTGTGGATGGTCATTTACTCTTCTTTTTGCTCGGCTACTATTAGGAAGTCCCTAGAGACTTGCATAACATGGATCCATTTGGCTAATGATGAGCTCTGTGCATGGAGACTCCAATGTCCTATTATTGTCACTAATCAGCCTGTGCTCCTAGGCCTTTGTGTGATGGCTCTGGGCCACTGGGCTCCAACCCTGTGTTCTCCTCCCATGGTTGTCTGATTGGGAAGCCTCTATCTCCCACTGCATTCCTACCCTCCTGAGGACAGAGCCCAAGCTTTCATTAGACAGGGGGCCCAGAGGGACATGCATCCTTCATCCGTGTGCATGACCCAGCAGAGACAGCACCACTCAGGAAGGGCTGAGGGTGAGGATGCATGGGAAAGGACCATTAAGGGTGTTGCTTCCTCGTCCTCAGGACAGACAGCATTTGGGGAAGCCTGATGGTAGAACGGAAATACTCAGAGGAATGTAATCTATGAGGAATGTCAAGTTTTGGTGCCTGGCTGTGGTGGGAGTCTGGTAACGCCAGGCAAATTTCTGCTTTCCTTTGATGCTGATTCTCCTGTCTGTTAACATCTCACCCATGAGAGCAGAAGATGGGTCCCTCCAACCTGCCTCCTGGGCACTCCAAAAAGATAACGAAGGTGACAACACAGATGAAGTGGAATGACAGCCTCGAAACCTCATGCAGCCTTATTCAGGGCTTCTGATGCCACCCCCTGAGCTCCGTGTCCTGTGGAGTCTGTTTCACTTTATCTCCAAAGTGTTCCCTCAGATAGAATCATAATCATCATACAGATATGTAATCATcatacagaaagagaaagagccaagtttttgtttttggttttggttttatgtTGAACATACCACATGGTTAGGTAGAGAAGATGAAATCATGTTTGAATTTTCCTGCTGGATTAGAGAAACTGAGCATCGTATCAGAAAACTCCTGGCAGGTTGAGCCTTGACGAACAAGCCAGCTGTTTTCTTCCATGTCATTCTAGGAAGAGACCCTTGTTCACTGTGTTCTTCCTTTTTGAGGTTCCTGTAGACCTCAGGGGAGAGTGGTGGTTGTCACTTGCTGCCTCTGCTGTGGAAAGGATGACTTCAGGTGGAGGGCGAAGGTCACAGAGAGTGTGGGTGCAGAATAATTCATCCTGAGAATTCAGGTCTCTTTTGTCCCTAGTTCAGAATACCTTAGCAATCTCTGCATCCTCTTCCTTGTCAACAGTGCTGAATCTCAAGAGAGGACAGAAGCCAGTCGTGgtggtggtccacacctgtaatccaagcagctagggaggctgagtcaggatgattgcaagttcaaagccagtcccagcTACTAGTGAGCCCTAACcaaattagcgagaccctgtcttaaataaattaaagaaggagaaggagaaggaggaggaggaggaggagtgaaggaggaggaggaggaggaggaggaggaggaggaggagtggaggaggaggaggaggaggaggaggaggaggaagaggaggaggagtggaggaggaggaaagggaggttCTGGATTTGGGTCAGTGACAAAGTGCCCTTGTTTtaatttccagtacaaaaaaaaattcaaaaggaaatagaaaaccaGATGATGATTTCATTTATGCTCAGGAATATAGAAACAGTAAGATATACTGCCCAGGATGTTCCTGGGGTAAAGAACTCAAGATCTCTACTTAAATCTTTGTGTTGGTTGAGAAACAATTAAACATTTCCTGATCTAGAGAACAACCATCTAGGTTTGAGTCCCCATGTCTCCACCTATTTCTGAGTTTGTTAATATGTCTGAGGCTAAGCATTGTTATGTGTCTGGATTTTCACTTGATACAACTGCACTGAGTATAGATTTAAAAGATACTGGATGCTCCCTATTTGATTAATAAGTGATAGCTCCATACAATAAGGA
This is a stretch of genomic DNA from Ictidomys tridecemlineatus isolate mIctTri1 chromosome 2, mIctTri1.hap1, whole genome shotgun sequence. It encodes these proteins:
- the LOC101955956 gene encoding LOW QUALITY PROTEIN: olfactory receptor 7E24 (The sequence of the model RefSeq protein was modified relative to this genomic sequence to represent the inferred CDS: inserted 1 base in 1 codon) — its product is MSQQRPSIIGCPKNVKPQNLTSISEFLLLSLSXDPDLQPLLFGLFLSMYLVTVLGNLLIILLVSSDSHLHTPMYFFLSNLSLADISFISTTVPKMLMNIQTHSRAISYVGCLTQMCTFMLSGCMDDMLLSVMAYDRFVAICHPLNYPIIMNPRLCTILVLMSLLISLLDSQIHTLIALQFAYFKDVEISNYFCHPSQILNLACFDSFYRNIVIYFIGAIFGFLPVSGILLSYSKIFSSIPRIPSSGGKYKAFSTCGSHLAVVCLFYGAGIVEYLGSVMSHSPQNSVVASVMYTVVTPMLNPFIYSLRNRDIKSALRRLHSRTV